In the genome of Candidatus Kapaibacterium sp., the window GACCGAGAAGGCACGATGAAAGAACATACCGATTGGCATACTGTTGTGGCATGGAGAGGGCTTGCAGAGGTAATTAACAGACTAGTAAAAAAGGGGTCAAGAATATATATTGAGGGCAGATTGCAAACTCGGACAATCGACGACAAAGGTTTGCAAAAAAAGCATGTTGTGGAAATTCTTGCCGAAAGCATGTTGCTTTTGGATACCAAGCGGGACAAATACGACGGTCGAGACTATACGAACAATGACGGATTTAATGGAGAAGAATCAGGCACTTCATTTGATGACAGCGATTATTCAGATTCATTTGAAGACGACAACTTTTTTTCGGGTAAAAGCCAAGATATACCCTTTTAATTCAAATTCCGCTTTATGAGCGCTCACAAAAAATGAAAAACAATCGTTCAAAAGAAATACAAGTTGGTGCAGTAACGATACTTGCAGTAATTCTCTTAGTTTTGGGTTTTACATTCGGCAAAAATTTATCAATTACACCCAAATCCCAACTGATTAAAATTCGATTCCCAAATTCTGCGGGTATTCAAATAGCCGAACCTGTAGTAGTAAACGGTGTCAAACGCGGCACAGTTCGCGAAGTACGCAATGACGAAGGCTCCGTGTTGATTTCGGTTGAACTCGGCAATTCAAAAGATATAATGAGTGACGCTACGGCAAAAATCACTCTGCTCGAAATCACAGGCGGTAAGAAAATTGAAATAAGCCCGGGAAGTTCGGGAACTGCATTCAATATTGCAAATGAAATGCCCGGCAGAACGCCGCCAGACCTATCCGAACTCGTTTCGATTATTGGCGAAGTAAGTAGCGATGCAATCAATTTGATTCGGAATTTGGACACAATTTCATCGAATATTTCAACGATTACTTCCGATGAAAAATTCATCTCCGGCGTCAAGAAAACCATTAGCAATGCTGAGGAATTAAGCACCAATCTGAATGATTTTTTCGCTGATAATCGTGCATCACTCCAAAAATCTTTGAATGATATAAATTATCTGACATCGGAATTGAAAAGAGCAGTCGAAACAAATAGCCCCAAAATCAACAATATAGTTGACGATTTGCAAAGAACAATCACCGATGCGCGCGGCTTCATAGGCTCCGCAGACTCGGTAATGACTGATGCAAGAGGTTTGATTGACAATTTGAATATGGTGGTGACAGAAATCAAAAGTGGCGATGGATTTGTGAATAAGATTATTTACGACAAGGAACTTGCCATGCAGTTGGATTCCACAGTCAAAAACCTTGGAATCTTTTTGGAAATGGTCAAAGACCACGGTGTCAATGTGAATTTGCGATTAGGC includes:
- the ssb gene encoding single-stranded DNA-binding protein, producing MSRTLNKVMIIGNVGRDPELKHTPSGIPVTSFRIATSETWKDREGTMKEHTDWHTVVAWRGLAEVINRLVKKGSRIYIEGRLQTRTIDDKGLQKKHVVEILAESMLLLDTKRDKYDGRDYTNNDGFNGEESGTSFDDSDYSDSFEDDNFFSGKSQDIPF
- a CDS encoding MlaD family protein, producing MKNNRSKEIQVGAVTILAVILLVLGFTFGKNLSITPKSQLIKIRFPNSAGIQIAEPVVVNGVKRGTVREVRNDEGSVLISVELGNSKDIMSDATAKITLLEITGGKKIEISPGSSGTAFNIANEMPGRTPPDLSELVSIIGEVSSDAINLIRNLDTISSNISTITSDEKFISGVKKTISNAEELSTNLNDFFADNRASLQKSLNDINYLTSELKRAVETNSPKINNIVDDLQRTITDARGFIGSADSVMTDARGLIDNLNMVVTEIKSGDGFVNKIIYDKELAMQLDSTVKNLGIFLEMVKDHGVNVNLRLGTRP